In Antechinus flavipes isolate AdamAnt ecotype Samford, QLD, Australia chromosome 3, AdamAnt_v2, whole genome shotgun sequence, a genomic segment contains:
- the ZIC1 gene encoding zinc finger protein ZIC 1 produces MLLDAGPQYPAIGVTTFGTSRHHSAGDVTDREVGLGINPFADGMGAFKINPSTHELASAGQTAFTSQAPGYAAAAALGHHHHPTHVSSYSSAAFNSTRDFLFRNRGFGEAAASAQHSLFASAAAGGFAGPHGHTDAAGHLLFPGLHEQAAGHASPNVVNGQMRLGFSGDMYGRPDQYGQVTSPRSEHYASTQLHGYGHMNMNMAAHHGAGAFFRYMRQPIKQELICKWIEPEQLSNPKKSCNKTFSTMHELVTHVTVEHVGGPEQSNHICFWEECPREGKPFKAKYKLVNHIRVHTGEKPFPCPFPGCGKVFARSENLKIHKRTHTGEKPFKCEFEGCDRRFANSSDRKKHMHVHTSDKPYLCKMCDKSYTHPSSLRKHMKVHESSSQGSQPSPAASSGYESSTPPTIVSPSTENQTTSSLSPSSSAVHHTSGHSTLSSNFNEWYV; encoded by the exons ATGCTTCTGGACGCCGGACCCCAGTATCCCGCCATCGGGGTGACTACCTTCGGAACGTCTCGCCACCACTCCGCAGGCGATGTGACGGACAGAGAGGTGGGCTTGGGCATCAACCCCTTCGCCGACGGCATGGGAGCCTTTAAAATTAACCCCAGCACCCACGAGCTGGCCTCGGCCGGCCAGACCGCCTTCACCTCGCAGGCTCCCGGCTACGCGGCCGCAGCCGCCCTGGGCCACCATCACCACCCGACCCATGTGAGTTCGTACTCGAGTGCCGCTTTCAACTCGACCCGGGACTTTCTGTTCCGCAACCGGGGCTTCGGCGAGGCGGCGGCCAGCGCGCAGCACAGCCTCTTTGCCTCGGCCGCTGCGGGCGGCTTTGCCGGGCCCCACGGGCACACCGACGCCGCGGGCCACCTTCTTTTCCCGGGGCTTCATGAGCAGGCAGCCGGCCACGCTTCGCCCAATGTAGTGAACGGACAGATGCGCCTGGGCTTCTCCGGGGACATGTACGGGCGGCCTGATCAGTACGGTCAGGTCACCAGCCCGCGCTCGGAGCACTACGCTTCCACCCAGCTACACGGCTACGGGCACATGAACATGAACATGGCTGCCCATCACGGGGCGGGGGCCTTTTTTCGCTACATGCGGCAACCCATCAAACAGGAACTCATCTGTAAGTGGATTGAGCCCGAGCAGTTGTCCAACCCCAAAAAGTCCTGCAACAAAACTTTCAGCACCATGCACGAGTTGGTAACTCATGTCACGGTGGAGCACGTTGGCGGCCCGGAGCAGTCCAATCACATCTGCTTCTGGGAAGAGTGTCCGAGAGAGGGGAAACCTTTCAAAGCCAAATACAAACTTGTAAACCACATCCGAGTCCACACGGGGGAAAAGCCCTTCCCCTGTCCCTTTCCTGGCTGTGGGAAAGTGTTTGCCCGATCAGAGAATTTAAAGATTCACAAAAGAACTCACACAG GTGAAAAACCATTTAAGTGTGAATTCGAAGGCTGTGACAGGCGATTTGCAAATAGCAGCGACCGCAAAAAGCACATGCATGTGCATACTTCTGATAAACCTTATCTCTGCAAAATGTGTGATAAGTCCTACACCCATCCGAGCTCACTCAGAAAACACATGAAG GTCCACGAATCCTCTTCCCAGGGATCGCAGCCTTCTCCAGCCGCCAGTTCAGGTTACGAATCTTCTACCCCACCCACCATCGTGTCTCCTTCCACTGAAAACCAGACTACGAGctccctttctccatcctctTCAGCAGTCCATCACACGTCTGGTCACAGCACGCTCTCGTCAAATTTTAACGAATGGTacgtttaa